The following proteins are encoded in a genomic region of Odontesthes bonariensis isolate fOdoBon6 chromosome 19, fOdoBon6.hap1, whole genome shotgun sequence:
- the LOC142368754 gene encoding uncharacterized protein LOC142368754, which produces MQRTLQLSVALLNIVWIAFFLTPDPFSVLVQRRSSQSSGEEVLFGEFCIDTTFPEKGNLTPNEKFNSIGKINSSASPEHEPNLTDLGEPTPPTQRPTTSGVTSVSELIPSSSSQAALITLSQDSKVPDKPREDYERPLECCLSISKRRIPTSIIVGYRRTYGCPIKAVVLITRKHRIMCFPLNDEWVRRIIQRLPRRIIMKTTYLLLLCILGAALFSTAVCNSSTGPDDCCFKYYPRKIRKDLIKSYYMTDSRCTKAAAIAENANSHRQGSTGPDDCCFEFYQGRIRKDLIKSYYMTDSRCPRAAAILVTGKKGSKICVDPSLSWVKGIIRSLDEKSF; this is translated from the exons ATGCAGCGGACTCTGCAGCTCAGTGTGGCTCTGCTGAACATCGTATGGATCGCCTTCTTTTTAACACCAGATCCTTTCTCAG TGCTCGTACAGAGAAGAAGCAGCCAGAGCTCTGGTGAGGAGGTGCTATTTGGGGAGTTTTGCATTGACACAACATTCCCTG AGAAAGGAAACCTCACACCAAATGAAAAATTCAACTCCATCGGCAAGATCAACTCGTCCGCTTCACCAGAACATGAACCTAACTTGAC AGACTTGGGTGAGCCTACTCCTCCGACACAGAGACCAACTACCTCAGGAGTGACTTCAGTCTCTGAGCTGAtccccagcagcagctcacaagCTGCTCTCATTACACTGAGTCAAGATTCAAAAGTCCCTGACAAGCCGAGAGAGGATTACGAGCGGCCACTAG AGTGCTGTTTGTCAATATCTAAGAGGAGAATACCAACATCAATCATTGTAGGATACAGAAGAACTTATGGGTGTCCTATCAAGGCTGTTGt GCTGATCACCAGAAAACATAGAATTATGTGTTTTCCTCTCAATGATGAATGGGTCCGACGTATCATTCAGCGTTTACCAAGGC GAATCATCATGAAGACCACTTACCTCCTTCTGCTCTGCATCCTGGGAGCTGCGCTGTTTTCTACAGCTGTCTGCAACA GTTCAACTGGTCCTGATGACTGCTGCTTCAAATACTATCCAAGAAAGATAAGAAAGGATTTAATCAAATCGTATTACATGACTGATTCCCGATGCACCAAGGCTGCAGCCAT AGcagagaacgccaactcacacaggcag GGTTCAACTGGTCCTGATGACTGCTGCTTTGAATTCTATCAAGGAAGGATAAGAAAGGATTTAATCAAATCGTATTACATGACTGATTCCCGATGCCCCAGGGCTGCAGCCAT TCTTGTTACAGGAAAAAAAGGTTCCAAAATCTGCGTGGATCCGAGTCTCTCCTGGGTCAAGGGCATCATAAGAAGTCTGGACGAGAAATCCTTTTAA